Proteins encoded together in one Vibrio hippocampi window:
- the mutL gene encoding DNA mismatch repair endonuclease MutL gives MTIKILPARLANQIAAGEVVERPASVVKELVENSLDSGATRIDIDIDKGGAKLIRVRDNGKGIVKDELELALSRHATSKIHTLDDLEAIMSLGFRGEALASISSVARLTLTSRPAAQEQAWSAYAEGRDMSVKLKPAAHPIGTTVEVLDLFFNTPARRKFLRTDKTEFTHIDELLKRIALSRFDVSINLKHNGKLVRQYRAAKTEIQAEKRIASVCGAPFVRNMLRIELEHQGLTLSGWITTPEGARPQSDLQYCYVNGRMMRDKLINHAIRQSYESSLAPDQYAAYVLFIEIDAHQVDVNVHPAKHEVRFHQARLVHDFIYQALSSALSQASAIEAPEVTQSAYHIEEPKLGAVSPQTVAAEETKDTLAEREWSETSSSSVSPSVLEAVENIPAYPGRTDYAKPAAKEANRDSSHQSTSPTDYGRQGSEWTATKNTGSQQRSSQRKPNESGPSLEQSALYQELLKTPEIEKQSPRQPEPSNRQQNVVDLPAITQIGKAVSIVAQRFVLVLDKPTSACGLVSLATAERYKLSAQLNPQLQTLKSQPLLVPLSLKVNAEQMQALETCQQKLLPFGIDIKKRNNETVMVMGVPAPLRQQNLQLLIDEMLSYLATQSESELFASQLNIWLTDKVLHTPASYTLSEAVQLLANLEQLYNGDLPLSDTQFVRPVDFSATLTAFLL, from the coding sequence ATGACGATCAAAATCTTACCAGCTCGATTAGCTAACCAGATCGCTGCTGGTGAGGTCGTAGAGCGTCCTGCTTCAGTGGTCAAAGAGCTTGTCGAGAATAGCCTAGATTCTGGGGCAACTCGTATCGATATTGATATCGATAAGGGTGGTGCCAAGCTGATAAGGGTACGAGACAATGGCAAAGGGATCGTCAAAGACGAGTTGGAGCTTGCTCTTAGCCGTCACGCCACCTCAAAAATTCATACCCTAGATGACCTAGAGGCTATCATGAGCCTCGGTTTTCGTGGTGAGGCATTGGCAAGTATTAGCTCGGTAGCACGGTTAACGCTAACCTCTCGACCTGCGGCTCAGGAGCAGGCATGGAGTGCTTACGCCGAAGGACGTGATATGTCGGTAAAGCTCAAACCCGCTGCGCATCCCATTGGCACCACAGTCGAAGTGTTGGACCTGTTTTTTAACACTCCCGCTCGTCGTAAGTTTCTTCGAACCGATAAAACCGAATTTACCCATATTGACGAGTTGCTAAAGCGTATTGCTTTAAGCCGTTTTGATGTCTCGATTAACCTGAAGCACAACGGTAAATTAGTTCGCCAATACCGAGCCGCAAAAACCGAAATACAGGCAGAGAAACGAATTGCCTCTGTGTGTGGCGCACCATTTGTGCGAAATATGCTGCGAATTGAGTTAGAGCATCAAGGACTCACACTTTCCGGTTGGATTACGACTCCAGAGGGGGCAAGACCTCAAAGCGACTTGCAATACTGCTATGTCAATGGTCGCATGATGAGAGATAAGCTTATCAATCATGCCATCCGTCAGAGTTATGAGTCGAGTTTAGCGCCGGATCAGTATGCGGCATATGTGTTGTTTATTGAAATCGATGCTCATCAAGTGGATGTCAATGTCCACCCAGCAAAACATGAAGTTCGTTTCCATCAAGCGCGCCTGGTCCATGACTTTATCTATCAAGCATTAAGTAGTGCATTGTCTCAAGCATCGGCAATTGAAGCGCCAGAAGTCACTCAGTCAGCCTATCATATTGAAGAGCCAAAACTGGGCGCTGTCTCGCCGCAAACGGTAGCGGCAGAGGAAACAAAAGACACTTTGGCTGAGAGAGAATGGTCAGAAACGTCCTCCTCTTCGGTTTCGCCAAGTGTTCTAGAGGCGGTTGAAAATATCCCTGCTTATCCTGGTAGAACGGATTACGCGAAACCAGCGGCAAAAGAGGCGAACCGTGATTCTTCTCATCAATCCACGAGTCCGACGGATTATGGGCGACAAGGGTCAGAGTGGACAGCGACGAAAAATACAGGGTCTCAGCAGCGAAGTTCGCAACGTAAGCCGAATGAAAGCGGTCCATCATTAGAACAGTCGGCACTATATCAAGAACTCCTTAAAACGCCGGAAATTGAGAAACAATCACCGCGCCAACCTGAGCCATCTAACCGCCAGCAGAATGTGGTCGATTTACCTGCTATTACTCAGATAGGTAAGGCAGTGTCGATTGTCGCGCAGCGATTTGTGTTGGTACTGGACAAGCCGACCTCTGCGTGTGGTTTGGTGTCACTAGCGACGGCTGAACGCTATAAGTTATCGGCACAATTAAATCCTCAACTGCAAACGCTAAAATCACAACCATTACTGGTCCCTTTGTCGCTTAAGGTGAATGCTGAGCAGATGCAGGCTTTAGAAACTTGCCAACAGAAGTTGTTACCGTTCGGTATTGATATCAAGAAAAGAAACAATGAAACCGTGATGGTGATGGGAGTTCCAGCTCCGTTGCGTCAACAGAATTTACAATTGTTAATTGATGAAATGCTGTCATACTTAGCGACCCAAAGTGAATCTGAATTGTTTGCAAGTCAGCTAAACATTTGGCTGACAGACAAAGTTCTGCATACCCCAGCATCATACACCCTGTCTGAGGCGGTGCAGTTACTGGCGAATCTTGAGCAACTTTATAATGGC